Proteins from one Anastrepha obliqua isolate idAnaObli1 chromosome 2, idAnaObli1_1.0, whole genome shotgun sequence genomic window:
- the LOC129237851 gene encoding uncharacterized protein LOC129237851 has translation MSVKIMYGALVLIFIFVVSVNAGCVCHEKGVDYCEKCKAPTFVRPQPRYAYKNPAFDLTPIGGTCSCNKVFVEPAALPKPCGKKPPPPPKYPPCKCRSSQPPSYYSPSPPTPKYSPGSDYYKPAPLPPAPPKPCGCAYAPAVPAYPLPDLTYAKPKSNSIPADPISISLALQASKATAVPEAKLAYGFAKTPIDSLKKIALSKVPEEHLFQLKSEVITLKKPSAAASPSSEEEEEPEEEEAVESPDESPTLTYNQLGYVPEKFKNPKFRKISSSYSADYYSNEAQPIPDKVRVDCGFRPGRIAEYIKRKNNKHPADNY, from the exons ATGTCAGTGAAGATTATGTACGGTGCTTtagtactaatttttatttttgtagtttcg GTGAATGCGGGTTGTGTTTGCCATGAGAAGGGCGTCGATTATTGTGAAAAATGCAAGGCACCAACATTTGTGCGGCCCCAACCACGTTACGCCTATAAAAATCCGGCTTTCGACCTCACACCTATTGGCGGAACTTGCTCCTGCAACAAAGTATTCGTTGAACCGGCTGCACTGCCCAAGCCATGTGGCAAA AAGCCACCACCGCCACCGAAATATCCCCCATGCAAATGTCGATCATCGCAACCGCCCAGCTACTATTCACCGTCACCACCAACGCCTAAATATTCGCCAGGAAGCGACTATTACAAACCAGCTCCGCTACCACCAGCGCCGCCGAAACCTTGCGGTTGCGCTTATGCACCAGCAGTGCCTGCTTATCCTCTACCCGA TTTGACCTACGCAAAGCCCAAGAGCAATTCCATACCCGCTGACCCCATTAGCATTAGTCTCGCCTTGCAGGCTAGTAAAGCCACAGCGGTACCCGAAGCGAAGTTAGCTTATGGTTTCGCGAAGACACCAATCGACAGTTTGAAGAAGATTGCTCTCTCTAAGGTACCGGAAGAGCATCTTTTCCAGTTGAAAAGCGAAGTGATTACGCTGAAGAAGCCTAGTGCTGCAGCATCACCTTCctctgaagaagaagaagaacctgAAGAGGAGGAAGCAGTTGAGTCACCAGATGAATCGCCCACGCTAACGTACAACCAATTGGGTTATGTGCCAGAAAAGTTCAAGAATCCGAAATTTCGTAAAATCTCTTCAAGTTATAGtgctgattattattcaaaTGAAGCTCAACCAATTCCAGACAAAGTAAGGGTGGATTGTGGTTTTAGACCTGGACGCATTGCGGAGTACATCAAGCGAAAAAACAATAAGCATCCCGCTGACAACTATTAG